CGTCCTCCAGCATCCTCACCACGGCGCGAATCGCCAGCGCATATTGTGCCAGGCTCGCGCCCCAGATGCCAGCGACGGAGCGGCGCCACTGCACACAACCCCGGCAACATGCGTTACACTACGCCATCATCGACGCGCCACGGTGGCACCGACGATCCCAGGCAGCGCCGCTGTCAGCATGCGCAGGCCAGGCCGGGTTGTCCGTGCCACCGGCATGTTTTGGAGGAGTGTATGGCACAGCACGACATCGCCGTGATCGGTTTGGCGGTTATGGGCCAGAACCTGGCGCGCAACATCGCGCGGCATGGCTTCAAGGTCGCCGTGTACAACCGCAGCGCCGAACGCACCCGTGAGCTGGTCACCACGCATCCTGATCCCAATCTCACGCCCTGCTTCGACCTGGAAACGCTCGTTGCGGCACTGCAACCACCGCGCCGCCTGTTGTTGATGGTCAAAGCCGGCGAGGCGGTGGATCGCATGATCGAGCAGCTCCAACCCCTGCTCGCACCGGGCGATATCCTGATCGACGGCGGCAACTCGTTCTTCCGCGATACCGAGCGCCGCGCCACCGCCCTGGCGCAGGCCGGAATCCACTTCCTGGGGGTGGGCATCTCGGGCGGCGAGGAGGGCGCGCTGCATGGGCCCAGCATCATGCCCGGCGGCGATCGCGCTGCCTACGCCGCCGTCGCGCCGATCTTCGAGGCGATTGCCGCGCGCGCGCCAGACGGCACGCCCTGCGTGGCCTACCTAGGACCAGGTGGCGCTGGACATTACGTCAAGATGGTCCACAACGGCATCGAATACGGCGACATGCAGCTTATCGCGGAGAGCTACGATCTGCTGCGGCGCGGCGCCGGACTGGATGCGCCGGCGCTGGCCGAGGTTTTTGCCACCTGGAACCAGGGCGAGCTGCAATCGTTTTTGATCGAGATCACCGCCGATATTCTGCGCGCGCGCGACGAGGAGAGCGGTCAGCCGCTGGTCGACCTGATCCTTGATACGGCCGGCCAGAAGGGCACCGGCAAGTGGACCTCGCAGGACAGCTTCGAGCTGGGCGTGCCGATTCCGACGATCAACGCCGCGGTGGAGATGCGCATGCTCTCGGCACAGAAAGAAGAGCGCGTGACCGCGGCCCAGACATTGCGCGGGCCCGCAGCGCGCCCAGCGCACGAGCCAACCGCACTGATCGAGGCGGTGCGTGCCGCGCTGTACGCCTCCAAGATCTGCGCCTACGCCCAGGGCCTGGCCCTGTTGCGCGCGGCTTCGGACGAGCGCGGCTATGGGTTGGAGCTTGCGACCGTCGCGCGGATCTGGCGCGCCGGATGCATCATTCGCGCACGGCTGTTGGACGAGATCAGCGCAGCCTTTACCGCGCAGCCCGATCTGCCCAATCTGCTGCTGGCGCCCGCCTTTGCCGCAGCCATTGCCGAGCGCGACGCAGCCTGGCGGCGGGCGATCAGCGCAGCGATCGCACAGGGCATCCCCGTCCCGGCGCTCAGCTCGGCGCTGCACTACTACGATGCGTATCGCAGCGAGCGCCTGCCGGCCAACCTGATTCAGGCCCAGCGTGACTACTTCGGCGCGCACACCTATGCACGCATCGATCGCCCTGGCCTGTTCCACACCAACTGGAGCGAACTAGTGCGCCGCCGCTAAGTAGGACTCAGGCAGCCGGTCGGTAGGACTCAGGTGCTGCCGGCGGTGCTGCGCCTGATGCGGCGTCGGCGCGGGCGCGGAAGAAGGCATCCACCACGGCCGGATCGAACTGCCGCCCGCGCTGGCGTTCGATCTCGGCCAGCGCCTGCGCCTCCGACCAGGCCGACTTGTAGGGGCGCTCGTGCGTCAGTGCATCGAAGACATCAGCCACAGCCACGATGCGCCCCGCCAACGGGATGGCGCTTCCGACCAGGCCGTGGGGATAGCCGCTGCCATCCCAGCGCTCATGGTGCGCTAGGGCGATCTCTGCCGCGACCTGCAGCAACGAAAACCGGCTCCAACCCAAAATATCAGCGCCGATCAACGTATGCGTCTTGATCAGCTCAAACTCCTCCGCCGTCAACGCGCTGGACTTGAGCAGAATCGCGTCGGGAATGCCGATCTTGCCAATGTCGTGCAGCGGCGCGGCGCGCCGCAACAGTTCGACATCCCCCGCCGGCAGGCCCAAGGCCATGGCAATGGCCGCCGTCAACGCGCCCACCCGCTGGGTATGTTCGCCGGTGTCGTCATCGCGATATTCGGCAGCACGCGCCAGACATTCCAGCAACTCGATCTGCGCCGCCTCGAGCGCCTGGGTACGTTCTTGGACGCGCGCCTCCAGTTCCTGGTTGTGGTGCCGCAGCGCTTGGTAGAGGCGTCCCATCTCGATCACGTTGCGCACGCGCAACACGACCTCGATCATATCGAAGGGCTTACTTATAAAATCGCGGGCGCCATGTTCCAACGCCTGCCGCCGTGCCGCGTTGGTAACGTCCGCGGTCAGCACGATCACCGGCAGAAAAGGCATCTCGGACCAAAGCCGAGCCAGATGCCGGAGCACTTCGATGCCATCCAGGTGGGGCATGTGCAGATCAAGCAGGATCACTTCGGGTTGCAAGCGGATGGCATCGGCCAGAAAACGCCGTGGATCGTGGTAGGCGACGATGTTGGTATAGCCGTGTTTACGCAGCAGTTGTTCGAGCACCTGCGTGTTGGTGGGCTGATCGTCGAGGATGGCGATCAGCGCGGTATGGAATAGCTCGCTGCTCATCTCCGCCCAGCCTCCTCTGACCCAGCTCCGCTCATGACTCACATATCGCCCGCGCGGGCAACTGCGGCCCAGCGGCGCTGAGCCGCTGGGGTCGTTGGGGGGTGATGAGGAGCCATCCATCCTGTACGTCGATCAACGCAACCGTCCCGTGGGATGATCGCTTCACGGCCGTAGCGCAGAACGGCAGGAGCATGGCCAAGGAGCCACACCGCTCGGATGCAACCCCGGCCACAACGCCAGAGGACGGCGCCTGCAGCGGATCGCGCACCGAGCAGAACATATCAATCAGGCATCCTCGCCACCTCCGGCGCTCTGGAGCTCGTGCGTAGGGGCGCGCGGCAACTCCAGCCACAGCTCCACACCGCCCTGCCGCGGCGTTACTCCCAGTGTACCACCCTGTACCTCTACCAACCGGCGTGCCAGCACCCAGCCAAAGTGTCTGATCTCAAGACCGGCCAGATCCGGTGCAGCTCCATCCCCCTCCACCGCGCGCCTCCACCACCCACTACCGAGGGCAAGCTGTAGCGGCCCTTCCAACACGAGCCGTACCCGCGCGCCGTCGCGGTGCGCGCGCAGCGTGAGGCGCGCATCGGGGGATAGAGCATTCAGCGCTATACGCAATACCTGCACCAGCGCCTGAGTCAGGCGGCGGCGATCGGCCATGACCACCACATCACTGCTATCGATGACACAAGACAACTGGTACTGCTGCGTCAGAGCACGGGCCTGCAGCAGAGCATCCTGTACCAGTGGCACGAGCGGTAGTGCTTCAAGGGCCAAAGCCGACCGCTGGGCTTCCAAATCCACCAAAGCCAATACATCATCGATCAAAGCCAGCAACTGCTGACCGGCATGGCCGATAGCGGCGATCTGTGTCCGCTGCTGCTCATCGGTGATCTCCGACTCGAGCAACTGAACGCTGCCGAGAATGGCGTGTAAGGGCGTGCGCAGCTCATGGCTCAGGCGGGCGAGCAGCACCTGCGCAGTGCGGCTGGAGGCTTCAGCAGCCTCCTTGGAGCGGATCAGCGCCTGCTCGGCCTGTTTGCGCGTACTGACATCGCGTGCGACGACGCACATCGCTGCCTGCTGGTTGAAACTGATCAGCACGGCGGAGACCTCCAGCGGCACCAGCGTGCCATCACGACGGCGATGATAGCGCTCGCCCAGCACCAGGGCGCCCTGGGTAACGATGCGCGCGGTGTAGGCCTCGACGCTGGCCCGGTCGTGGGCCACCACATCGTAGAGCGTCATGCTGCGCAATTCGGCCAGGCTGTAGCCGATCAGCCGCTGGTAGGCCGGGTTGGCATCGATGAAGCGCATCGTCGCCACATCGATCAGGTAGATGCTTTCGGTGGTCTGCTCCACCACGGCGCGGTAGCGCGCCTCGCTTTCGCGGAGAATAGCCTGTGCGCGCAGTTGCTCGGTCACATCGCGCATCACCAGACTTAGCACCGGTCGCTCTGTGCCGATCACCGCGACACTGGCCTCGACATCCAGCGTGGAGCCCTCGGCATGCCGCAGACGCAGGCGCTCCAGCGGCGTACCGCGCATCTCGAGCCAGGCGGCCAGTCGCTCATCGATCTGCTGTGGTGGAAGGGCCACGACATCGTAGAGCGTCAGCATCAGGCAGCGCACCGGGTCATAGCCCAACATGCCGGCACCGGCGGGATTGATGTCGATCAAGCGCCGGCTGGCGGCATCGATCAAGGCGATCGCATCGCTTGTCTGTTCGACAACCGCCTGGTAACGGGCATCGCGCTCGCGCAAGGCGCGGTCGGTCTGCCGCAGGGCCGTCACATTCCTGGTGATCCCCAGCAGATAGGGACGGCCGTACAGCGCATCTACATGCCAGCGCCCGATGGTGTGGAAGTAGTAGGCACCCTGGGGAGTACGCGCGCGATACTCCACATCGAAGGCCTCACCTTGTTCGATGGCCCGCTGGAGCGCACGCCGAACACGCTCGCGATCGACATCCTCGACAAAGGCCAGCGCGCTCTGTGCGTCGCGGGGGAGGGTTTCTGGCGTGAAGCCGAACAGCGCTGCGGTTTCGGCACTGGCGAACGAGTGAAGCCGGCCGGTCGCCACGTCAAATTCCCAGATCAGCACGCCGGCGCATGCCAACGCCGTCATCAGACGCTCGTGCTGGCTGCTCAGCATGGTACTCGCGTGCTGCAACGCCTGCGCCACCTGGCCGACCTCATCACCGGCCGCCGCCATCACCTGCAATGGCTTACCCTCCACCAAGCGACGGGCGTTGTCGGCCAACACACGCATCCGGCGCAGGGCATCGCGCATCATCACCAGCGTGAGCAGCACGATGACCACACTCAGCAGCAGTGCCAAAGCGGCCATCAGCAGATTGCGGCGGTAGGCCTGCTCCAGCCGTGACAGTTCGGCTTCGTAGTGCTGCTGCTGGAACTGTTGCAGGCGGTTGAGCTGTTGCTCGATCTGCCTGAGCTGCTGTTCGCTCTGCGCCAACAGCGCGCCCAGATCCTCCGTCGGTAGGCGCGCACGCAGATCATACTGCTCGAGCAGCGCCAGAGTGCGCAGTTCTTGGTCGACCAGGCGCCCGATTGCGGCGAACAGCTCGCGCTGCTGATCGTCGAATGGCCGGAGCTGTTGCAGACGACGCAGCTCGACGCGGGCGGCTTCACGGGCGGTGCGCGCCCGCCCGACCAAGCTTGGCGTTGCCATCAGCAGCACGCTGCGCTGGGCGCTCTCGGCGTACAGCACGCCCGTGAACAGAACACGGGTTTGGGCCTGGGCCGTCAAGTACTGCTGCATCAGCAGCATGCTTGCGGCGCGCTGCCGTTCGATCAGATGGAGCGCAAGAGCAGCGGCAGCAAACACAAGCAGCAGCGCCAGCAGCAACAGGCCGGTTTTGCGCGCAAGCGAGACGTTCCGCCAGGCGCACATCCAGCCCTTACAGCGCCGGCCGAGCCCTCTCCCAAAGCGTGGCGTTGCGGTGTTCACGAAGATCAGCTATGCGTCGTGTCAACGTAGCCGGGCAGTAGGCGTCTGGCAACAACACAGACAGGCCACGCGCACGGTGATCGTCACATCGTTGGCATAACCATACCTGATTGGCGGGCGATTCTCGCGCCAGGGGGTCCTGAGGCGATTGTATCCATTCTGGGGAAGCACGATCCGGACCGAGAGTCCATCCCCCGGCTACCCGCGCAACAGGCTGCGCTGCAAGCGCGCACGGAGATCGCCCAGGCCCTGACGCGCCTGGCGCAACGGATCCTGGACGCGCCAGGAGGCCGGCTCGGCCACTGCGTGGAGAAAGCCCGATAGTCGGAACCAGAAGACCAGCATGCGGTAGAGCGGCAGCACCGGGCAGACCCAGACATGCGCGCGCAGGCGCCGACGCGTCGCGGGCCGCGCCAGGAGCCAGCAGGTGACAAACCAGAGCAGATCGATCGTCAGGTAGAAGAGATAGACCACAATCAGCGCGCCGACCAGCAGCGTGCCGGGATAGCCGAAGAGCGCCAGGATCGGCATGAAAAAGGTCCACACCAGACGCGGAAAGGCCAGGGTGTGATCGATCAGCAGGATGCGGCTGGGACTGAAGCCGCGCAGCCGCCACCAGGGACGCGCCAGGAGCGGAGCATGCAGCGCGCTGACCTCCAACTGGCCGCGTTGCCAGCGCACGCGCTGCGCGTACAGGGCGCTGAGCGATTCGATCGGATGCACATAGGCCACCGCCTCGGCAACCACACCGATGCGCAGATCGGGAAAGCGACGGTGGATTTCAAAGGTCAGGTCGGTGTCTTCGGTAACGGTCTGCTGGCTATACAGAAAGGTCTGCAACAGCACATCGCGCCGAAAGGCGCTGAAGGCACCGGCCAGCGTGAACATGCTGCGCGCAATGGTCTGGTAGCGCCGACCCACTTGAAAGGCGGCCTGATACTCCAGAAACTCGCAGCGCGCCAGCAAGCGTTGCCAGGTGGACGCGCCCACAGGTGGCGGCAAGACCTCGATCGCGGCCGTTGCCGCGCCCAGATCGGGCTCGGCCTCCAGGCGCGCCACCAGCCGCCGCAGCGCATCGGGCGCCAGCACGACATCGCTGTCGATGTTGATGATATAGACCCCGCGCGCCAGATGAATGCCGGCGTTGAGCGCCCAAGCCTTGCCCGCGTGTGGAATGGCGTGCCAGGTGAGCTGGCCGCCGAAGCGCGCCTGACAGGCGCTGAAGACCTCAAACGAGCGGTCGGTCGTGCCGTTGCTGATCACCAGCACCTCCATCTGCTCGCGCGGGTAGTCCTGCGCCGCCAGCGAGGCCAGACAGGCACCCAGGGTGCGCTCGCTGTTGTGGACCGGCACGATCACCGTCACCAGCGGCGCAAAGCTCAGCTCTGGTGGCGCAGGCCGACGCCACTGCGCGTACCAGACCGTGATCAGACTGGCCAGCGCCGACAGACCGTCGATCAGCAACGGCACCAGCAGCCAGGTACCCCAGAAGATGGCAAAGCCCAGCCACTCGGCGGTGGTCATAGCGCCCTCGCCTGGCGGAAGCGTCGGCCAAGCTGCCGCAGCGTCGGAGCGGTGATCGCCAGCCAGTAAATCGCCAGCGTCAGGCCGAAGAAGACGACCTTGCCGATGATGGTATGCGCCAGCAGCAGCGCTTCCTTGCCTAGATAGTGCAACAACGCCACGATAATCAGCACGCGCAGGATATTGGCCGCGATCAGCAACACCGCGCAGCCAAGGATCAGCACGCCGCGCTCGCGCCAGGACCAGCCCGGATAGAGCGCCAGCAGCGCGGTCAACACGCTCAGCTCCAGCAACCCGGAGGACTCGACGCCCACCTGCAGCGCGGTCCAGCCGATCTCCTGGCTGATAACCATCACCAGCAGCGTGCCCGGCGCCTGGGCAAAGGTCTGCGTTGGGATCGCCAGCAGGTCGGCCAGGCGCTGGGTCGTGACGGCGACCAGCACGGCCATCCAGCGATCCAGGCCGAACCAGGCGCGTCCGGCCAGCACCATCCAGTAGGCCAGGCCAACGCTGCCCAGCACATAGTAGGGCAGCCAGATGCGGTAGGTGCGCAAAAACAACAGTACGCTCAGCCAGCCAAGCAGCAGTGCCCAGCTCCAGCCCGCAGCGATCATACCGTCACCCTCCGGCGCTGCGCCATGTGCCAGGCTGCGGCCAGCACCGCCGCACCCAGCAGCAGATAGCCGAGCGCGTTGGCCGGCGAGATCTGCACAAAGGCGGTGGCGTCCTGCGATCCGCCCTGATCCGAAAAGG
This is a stretch of genomic DNA from Kallotenue papyrolyticum. It encodes these proteins:
- the gndA gene encoding NADP-dependent phosphogluconate dehydrogenase; amino-acid sequence: MAQHDIAVIGLAVMGQNLARNIARHGFKVAVYNRSAERTRELVTTHPDPNLTPCFDLETLVAALQPPRRLLLMVKAGEAVDRMIEQLQPLLAPGDILIDGGNSFFRDTERRATALAQAGIHFLGVGISGGEEGALHGPSIMPGGDRAAYAAVAPIFEAIAARAPDGTPCVAYLGPGGAGHYVKMVHNGIEYGDMQLIAESYDLLRRGAGLDAPALAEVFATWNQGELQSFLIEITADILRARDEESGQPLVDLILDTAGQKGTGKWTSQDSFELGVPIPTINAAVEMRMLSAQKEERVTAAQTLRGPAARPAHEPTALIEAVRAALYASKICAYAQGLALLRAASDERGYGLELATVARIWRAGCIIRARLLDEISAAFTAQPDLPNLLLAPAFAAAIAERDAAWRRAISAAIAQGIPVPALSSALHYYDAYRSERLPANLIQAQRDYFGAHTYARIDRPGLFHTNWSELVRRR
- a CDS encoding HD domain-containing phosphohydrolase, which translates into the protein MSSELFHTALIAILDDQPTNTQVLEQLLRKHGYTNIVAYHDPRRFLADAIRLQPEVILLDLHMPHLDGIEVLRHLARLWSEMPFLPVIVLTADVTNAARRQALEHGARDFISKPFDMIEVVLRVRNVIEMGRLYQALRHHNQELEARVQERTQALEAAQIELLECLARAAEYRDDDTGEHTQRVGALTAAIAMALGLPAGDVELLRRAAPLHDIGKIGIPDAILLKSSALTAEEFELIKTHTLIGADILGWSRFSLLQVAAEIALAHHERWDGSGYPHGLVGSAIPLAGRIVAVADVFDALTHERPYKSAWSEAQALAEIERQRGRQFDPAVVDAFFRARADAASGAAPPAAPESYRPAA
- a CDS encoding exosortase/archaeosortase family protein; the encoded protein is MIAAGWSWALLLGWLSVLLFLRTYRIWLPYYVLGSVGLAYWMVLAGRAWFGLDRWMAVLVAVTTQRLADLLAIPTQTFAQAPGTLLVMVISQEIGWTALQVGVESSGLLELSVLTALLALYPGWSWRERGVLILGCAVLLIAANILRVLIIVALLHYLGKEALLLAHTIIGKVVFFGLTLAIYWLAITAPTLRQLGRRFRQARAL
- a CDS encoding PAS domain S-box protein codes for the protein MNTATPRFGRGLGRRCKGWMCAWRNVSLARKTGLLLLALLLVFAAAALALHLIERQRAASMLLMQQYLTAQAQTRVLFTGVLYAESAQRSVLLMATPSLVGRARTAREAARVELRRLQQLRPFDDQQRELFAAIGRLVDQELRTLALLEQYDLRARLPTEDLGALLAQSEQQLRQIEQQLNRLQQFQQQHYEAELSRLEQAYRRNLLMAALALLLSVVIVLLTLVMMRDALRRMRVLADNARRLVEGKPLQVMAAAGDEVGQVAQALQHASTMLSSQHERLMTALACAGVLIWEFDVATGRLHSFASAETAALFGFTPETLPRDAQSALAFVEDVDRERVRRALQRAIEQGEAFDVEYRARTPQGAYYFHTIGRWHVDALYGRPYLLGITRNVTALRQTDRALRERDARYQAVVEQTSDAIALIDAASRRLIDINPAGAGMLGYDPVRCLMLTLYDVVALPPQQIDERLAAWLEMRGTPLERLRLRHAEGSTLDVEASVAVIGTERPVLSLVMRDVTEQLRAQAILRESEARYRAVVEQTTESIYLIDVATMRFIDANPAYQRLIGYSLAELRSMTLYDVVAHDRASVEAYTARIVTQGALVLGERYHRRRDGTLVPLEVSAVLISFNQQAAMCVVARDVSTRKQAEQALIRSKEAAEASSRTAQVLLARLSHELRTPLHAILGSVQLLESEITDEQQRTQIAAIGHAGQQLLALIDDVLALVDLEAQRSALALEALPLVPLVQDALLQARALTQQYQLSCVIDSSDVVVMADRRRLTQALVQVLRIALNALSPDARLTLRAHRDGARVRLVLEGPLQLALGSGWWRRAVEGDGAAPDLAGLEIRHFGWVLARRLVEVQGGTLGVTPRQGGVELWLELPRAPTHELQSAGGGEDA
- a CDS encoding TIGR03111 family XrtG-associated glycosyltransferase, with the protein product MTTAEWLGFAIFWGTWLLVPLLIDGLSALASLITVWYAQWRRPAPPELSFAPLVTVIVPVHNSERTLGACLASLAAQDYPREQMEVLVISNGTTDRSFEVFSACQARFGGQLTWHAIPHAGKAWALNAGIHLARGVYIINIDSDVVLAPDALRRLVARLEAEPDLGAATAAIEVLPPPVGASTWQRLLARCEFLEYQAAFQVGRRYQTIARSMFTLAGAFSAFRRDVLLQTFLYSQQTVTEDTDLTFEIHRRFPDLRIGVVAEAVAYVHPIESLSALYAQRVRWQRGQLEVSALHAPLLARPWWRLRGFSPSRILLIDHTLAFPRLVWTFFMPILALFGYPGTLLVGALIVVYLFYLTIDLLWFVTCWLLARPATRRRLRAHVWVCPVLPLYRMLVFWFRLSGFLHAVAEPASWRVQDPLRQARQGLGDLRARLQRSLLRG